In Helicobacter bilis, a genomic segment contains:
- a CDS encoding non-canonical purine NTP pyrophosphatase: MNIPYVILATNNKHKQQEFKHALNTEILTPNDLGILDFDPIECGETFEANAMIKAEALYHILQTHANIPQHYIVIADDSGLCIEALQGLPGIFSARYAHMQNGNTECGNSSDADNREALKAALKEHGIWGSKAYFQCSIAYIIHDEAKQKNIQNVVSGQCHGIVAIKESGTHGFGYDSMFYRDFSQDEILMLDFTLPTNNTNNKITILESLQHSLATLPLEQKTKISHRGQAIQSLLKAFLACFQ, encoded by the coding sequence ATGAATATCCCCTATGTAATATTAGCTACAAATAATAAGCATAAACAACAAGAATTTAAACATGCCTTAAACACAGAGATTCTAACCCCAAACGATTTGGGTATATTAGACTTTGATCCTATTGAGTGCGGAGAGACATTTGAAGCAAACGCAATGATTAAAGCAGAAGCACTCTATCACATACTACAAACACATGCAAATATACCCCAACACTACATTGTTATCGCTGATGATAGCGGACTATGCATAGAAGCACTACAAGGGTTGCCCGGTATATTTTCTGCACGATATGCACATATGCAAAATGGCAATACAGAATGTGGAAACTCAAGTGATGCGGATAATAGAGAAGCCCTAAAAGCTGCATTAAAAGAGCATGGAATCTGGGGTAGCAAAGCCTATTTTCAATGCAGCATTGCCTACATTATACACGATGAAGCAAAGCAAAAAAATATACAAAATGTTGTCAGCGGACAATGTCATGGCATTGTAGCGATTAAAGAGAGCGGAACGCATGGATTTGGATATGATTCTATGTTTTATAGAGATTTCTCACAAGATGAGATTCTAATGCTTGACTTCACATTGCCTACCAATAACACTAATAACAAAATAACAATTTTAGAATCTTTGCAACACTCCCTTGCCACACTCCCATTAGAACAAAAAACAAAGATTTCACACCGCGGACAAGCTATACAATCCTTATTAAAAGCATTTTTGGCATGTTTTCAGTAG